Proteins from a genomic interval of Diaphorobacter sp. HDW4A:
- a CDS encoding DNA/RNA non-specific endonuclease has translation MFFSFSASAESFRDCPQFFPSRPPVVKDAPRLRELCFNEFAVLHSGETKTPLYVAQRLNARGLEAGAHIKRKDKFYPEARLPSADRAQLDDYKRSGYSRGHMAAAGDMATEQGKAQSFSLANMVPQDPKHNGGAWGQIEQDTRRYIRRADGDVFVITGPVFGASPQTIGANHVRVPEAVFKLVYDPGTGKSWVHWQENAAKTRVTPPISYAEFVRRTGLNFLAD, from the coding sequence TTGTTTTTTTCTTTCTCGGCGTCGGCGGAATCGTTCCGCGATTGCCCGCAGTTCTTTCCCTCGCGCCCGCCGGTCGTCAAAGATGCTCCGCGTCTGCGCGAGCTGTGCTTCAACGAGTTCGCAGTGCTGCATTCCGGCGAGACCAAAACGCCGCTCTATGTGGCGCAGCGCCTGAATGCGCGTGGGTTGGAGGCGGGGGCACACATCAAGCGCAAAGACAAGTTCTATCCAGAGGCGCGGCTGCCGTCTGCGGACCGGGCGCAGTTGGATGACTACAAGCGCTCAGGCTATTCACGCGGCCACATGGCGGCTGCGGGCGACATGGCCACGGAGCAGGGCAAGGCGCAGAGCTTTTCTCTGGCCAACATGGTGCCACAGGACCCCAAGCACAACGGCGGGGCGTGGGGGCAGATCGAGCAGGACACGCGGCGCTACATCCGCCGGGCCGACGGTGATGTGTTCGTGATCACCGGGCCGGTGTTTGGCGCGTCACCCCAGACCATTGGTGCAAACCATGTGCGCGTGCCCGAGGCGGTCTTCAAGCTGGTCTACGACCCGGGCACGGGCAAGAGCTGGGTGCATTGGCAGGAGAACGCTGCCAAGACGCGCGTGACGCCGCCGATCTCCTATGCGGAATTCGTGCGACGGACGGGGCTGAACTTCCTCGCGGATTGA
- the putA gene encoding trifunctional transcriptional regulator/proline dehydrogenase/L-glutamate gamma-semialdehyde dehydrogenase, which translates to MNTAPASAHPAFAPRVQHDDALRQAITAACRIDEPEAIAPLLTMARVPADKQGAVHDLALQLARNLRERKSDQGRAGIVQGLLQEFALSSQEGVALMCLAEALLRIPDAATRDALIRDKISNGDWDRHLGKSPSLFVNAATWGLLITGKLVGTHSEGGLKDALRRITARGGEPLIRKGVDMAMRMMGEQFVTGETIAEALKHAAPLEAEGFRYSYDMLGEAALTADDAERYMQSYVDAINAIGKASNGRGVYEGPGISIKLSALHPRYSRAQHQRVMDELYPRVLKLANLARQHDIGLNIDAEEADRLEISLDLLERLCHEPSLRGFKGIGFVIQAYQKRCPFVIDFVIDLARRTDHRLMVRLVKGAYWDSEIKRAQVDGLADYPVYTRKSHTDVSYIACARKLLAAPDAVYPQFATHNAQTLATLYTLADPATYAPGQYEFQCLHGMGEPLYEQVVGSQKGKLGRPCRVYAPVGTHETLLAYLVRRLLENGANTSFVNRVADNHLPLESLIENPVDTVDADTKKEGTAALPHPRIPLPPALYGTERRNSAGLDLSSEFVLADIDAALHASATQPPHAVPLIAGRRSQGEIVNVTNPADRRELVGQVQEATEADVDAALTAAQAAQNAWAATAPTERAALLCKTADLLEAELLPLIALTMREAGKTAANAVAEVREAVDFLRYYAAQAELLQSDAASYAPLGPVTCISPWNFPLAIFVGQVSAALAAGNTVLAKPAEQTPLIAAHAVRLLHRAGVPEAVVQLLPGRGETVGAALVGDARVMGVMFTGSTEVARILQRNLSKRFDAHGQPIPLIAETGGQNALIVDSSALVEQVVVDVVSSAFDSAGQRCSALRVLCVQADVAERVSTMLRGAMQELHVGDTTRLAVDMGPVIDEEARGTIEAHIENMRAKGHAIFQPQVQMDELANGSFVKPTLIALNTIADLGREVFGPVLHLVRYERENLDQLLDQINGTGYGLTQGLHTRIDETVNKVIERAQAGNLYVNRNIVGAVVGVQPFGGEGLSGTGPKAGGPLYMLRLMTRHPASAARTALARTAAKVPDLSAQRILQAPLQALSDWAAQHQRSRARTACAAHAESACAGMLCTLPGPTGERNEYRVLPREQVLCIAPDDDALLVQLSAVLAVGSRALWPSTAQTLHAQLPAAVQQRIVLASDWSRDSVHFDVVLHAGDDASLQQLCEQIAQRPGAIINVTHVGNDDRVALERLVLERALSVNTAAAGGNASLMTLA; encoded by the coding sequence CAAGGCCGTGCGGGCATCGTGCAGGGGTTGCTGCAGGAGTTCGCGCTGTCATCACAGGAGGGTGTAGCGCTGATGTGTCTGGCCGAGGCGCTACTGCGCATTCCCGACGCTGCCACGCGCGACGCGCTGATCCGCGACAAGATCAGCAACGGCGACTGGGACCGCCATCTGGGCAAGAGTCCGTCGCTGTTCGTGAACGCCGCCACCTGGGGCCTGCTCATCACCGGCAAGCTGGTGGGAACGCACAGCGAGGGCGGACTCAAAGACGCCCTGCGCCGCATCACCGCGCGCGGCGGCGAGCCGCTGATCCGCAAGGGCGTGGACATGGCCATGCGCATGATGGGCGAGCAGTTCGTGACTGGCGAGACGATTGCCGAGGCGCTCAAGCACGCCGCGCCGCTTGAGGCCGAGGGCTTTCGCTATTCCTACGACATGCTGGGCGAAGCCGCGCTCACAGCCGACGATGCCGAGCGCTACATGCAGTCCTATGTGGACGCAATCAACGCCATCGGCAAGGCCTCCAACGGGCGCGGCGTCTACGAAGGCCCGGGCATCTCGATCAAGCTCAGCGCCCTGCACCCGCGCTACAGCCGCGCGCAGCACCAGCGCGTGATGGACGAGCTGTACCCCCGCGTGCTCAAGCTCGCCAACCTCGCGCGCCAGCACGACATCGGCCTGAACATCGACGCCGAAGAGGCCGACCGCCTTGAGATCTCGCTTGACCTGCTCGAGCGCCTGTGCCACGAGCCCTCCTTGCGAGGCTTCAAGGGCATCGGCTTCGTCATTCAGGCGTATCAGAAACGCTGCCCCTTCGTCATCGATTTCGTGATCGATCTGGCGCGCCGCACCGATCATCGATTGATGGTGCGCCTCGTCAAGGGCGCCTACTGGGACAGCGAGATCAAGCGCGCGCAGGTCGACGGCCTGGCCGACTACCCGGTCTACACGCGCAAGTCGCACACCGACGTGTCCTACATCGCCTGCGCGCGCAAGCTGCTCGCCGCGCCCGACGCCGTCTATCCGCAGTTCGCCACGCACAACGCGCAGACGCTGGCCACCCTCTACACGCTGGCCGACCCTGCGACCTACGCACCGGGCCAATATGAATTCCAGTGCCTGCACGGCATGGGCGAACCGCTGTACGAACAAGTCGTCGGCAGCCAGAAGGGCAAGCTCGGCCGCCCCTGCCGGGTCTACGCTCCCGTCGGCACGCACGAAACGCTGCTCGCCTACCTCGTGCGCCGCCTGCTGGAAAACGGCGCCAACACCTCGTTCGTGAACCGCGTGGCCGACAACCATCTGCCACTCGAGTCACTGATCGAAAATCCGGTTGACACCGTCGATGCCGACACGAAGAAGGAAGGCACGGCCGCCCTGCCCCATCCGCGCATTCCTCTGCCGCCCGCGCTCTACGGCACCGAACGCCGCAACTCCGCTGGCCTCGATCTTTCAAGCGAATTCGTGCTCGCGGACATTGATGCCGCGCTGCACGCAAGCGCCACACAGCCGCCCCATGCAGTGCCGCTGATCGCGGGCCGCCGCAGCCAAGGCGAGATCGTCAACGTCACCAACCCCGCCGACCGCCGCGAGCTAGTCGGTCAGGTGCAGGAAGCGACCGAGGCCGATGTCGACGCCGCGCTGACGGCCGCTCAGGCCGCTCAAAATGCATGGGCCGCGACCGCTCCCACCGAACGCGCGGCGCTGCTGTGCAAGACCGCCGATCTGCTGGAAGCCGAGCTGCTACCGCTCATCGCCCTGACGATGCGCGAGGCCGGAAAAACGGCAGCCAACGCCGTCGCCGAAGTGCGCGAGGCCGTGGACTTTCTGCGCTACTACGCCGCACAGGCCGAGCTGCTGCAAAGCGATGCGGCAAGCTATGCGCCGCTCGGCCCGGTCACCTGCATCAGCCCCTGGAATTTTCCGCTCGCGATCTTCGTGGGCCAGGTCTCAGCGGCGCTCGCCGCAGGCAACACCGTGCTCGCCAAGCCTGCCGAGCAGACCCCGCTGATCGCCGCCCACGCCGTGCGCCTGCTGCACCGCGCGGGCGTGCCCGAGGCCGTGGTGCAACTGCTGCCGGGTCGCGGTGAGACCGTGGGTGCCGCGCTGGTCGGGGATGCCCGCGTGATGGGCGTGATGTTCACCGGCTCGACCGAGGTCGCGCGCATCCTGCAGCGCAATCTCTCCAAGCGTTTCGATGCCCACGGCCAGCCGATTCCATTGATCGCTGAAACCGGTGGGCAGAACGCGCTGATCGTCGACTCGTCCGCGCTGGTCGAGCAGGTGGTCGTCGACGTTGTGTCGTCCGCGTTCGACAGCGCCGGCCAACGCTGCTCCGCGCTGCGCGTGCTCTGCGTGCAGGCCGACGTGGCCGAGCGTGTGAGCACCATGCTGCGCGGCGCGATGCAGGAACTGCATGTGGGCGACACCACGCGCCTGGCGGTGGACATGGGCCCGGTGATCGACGAAGAGGCGCGCGGCACCATAGAAGCGCACATCGAAAACATGCGCGCCAAGGGCCACGCGATCTTCCAACCGCAGGTTCAAATGGATGAGCTCGCGAACGGCAGCTTCGTGAAGCCGACGCTGATCGCCCTGAACACCATCGCCGATCTGGGCCGCGAGGTGTTCGGTCCGGTGCTGCACCTGGTGCGCTATGAGCGCGAGAATCTCGATCAGTTGCTCGACCAGATCAACGGCACAGGCTACGGCCTCACGCAAGGTCTGCACACGCGCATCGACGAAACGGTGAACAAGGTCATCGAACGCGCGCAGGCCGGCAACCTCTATGTGAACCGCAACATCGTCGGCGCGGTCGTAGGCGTGCAGCCGTTCGGCGGCGAAGGCCTCTCGGGCACGGGCCCCAAGGCGGGCGGCCCGCTCTACATGCTGCGATTGATGACGCGCCACCCCGCAAGCGCCGCTCGCACGGCCCTCGCGCGCACGGCAGCCAAGGTGCCCGACCTCAGCGCACAGCGCATCCTGCAGGCACCGCTGCAGGCCCTGAGCGACTGGGCCGCACAGCACCAACGCAGCCGCGCACGCACCGCCTGTGCAGCCCATGCCGAATCGGCCTGCGCAGGCATGCTCTGTACCCTGCCCGGCCCCACCGGCGAACGCAACGAATACCGCGTGCTGCCGCGCGAGCAAGTGCTCTGCATCGCCCCCGATGACGATGCCTTGCTCGTGCAACTGAGCGCCGTGCTCGCCGTCGGATCGCGCGCTCTCTGGCCCAGTACCGCGCAGACCCTGCATGCGCAACTGCCCGCTGCCGTACAGCAGCGCATTGTGCTCGCAAGCGACTGGAGCCGCGACAGCGTGCACTTCGACGTGGTGCTGCATGCGGGCGACGACGCGTCGCTCCAGCAGCTCTGCGAACAGATCGCGCAGCGCCCCGGCGCGATCATCAACGTCACGCATGTTGGCAACGACGACCGCGTAGCACTCGAGCGCCTCGTGCTGGAGCGCGCGCTCAGCGTGAACACGGCGGCTGCGGGTGGCAACGCCAGCCTGATGACGCTGGCCTGA
- the chrA gene encoding chromate efflux transporter gives MLEVFIAFLKLGLTSFGGPVAHLGYFRTEFVERRGWLDDRSYTDLVALCQFLPGPASSQVGMALGMKRAGWPGALAAWVGFTLPSAMALTVFAFGVTHWLALAQSGVVHGLKVVAVAVVAQAVMGMARSLCPDRLRAGVAIAAAMLVLLVPGAWAQIAVMALGALIGRFALRLPQGTALAQDSFGIGTRAGAVLLALFAGLLLASFVVADATQSPLLALAARFYQAGSLVFGGGHVVLPLLQSAVVPAFLSNDVFLAGYGAAQAVPGPLFTFAAYLGAALPASLQVWGGWGSALLMLFAIFLPAFLLVIGALPFWQSLRTRPGVQRGMAGVNAAVVGVLLAALYDPVWTSAIHAPADFALAVFAFGLLVFARWSPVWVVLIAAAWGFTAGF, from the coding sequence ATGCTCGAAGTCTTCATCGCATTTCTCAAGCTGGGGCTGACCTCGTTTGGCGGCCCGGTGGCGCATCTGGGCTACTTCCGAACCGAGTTCGTGGAGCGTCGCGGTTGGCTGGATGACCGCAGTTATACCGATCTGGTGGCGCTGTGCCAGTTTCTGCCGGGGCCTGCGAGCAGCCAGGTGGGTATGGCGCTGGGCATGAAGCGGGCGGGCTGGCCCGGTGCGCTGGCCGCGTGGGTCGGGTTCACGCTGCCGTCGGCTATGGCGCTGACCGTATTTGCATTTGGGGTGACGCACTGGCTCGCGCTGGCCCAGTCGGGCGTCGTGCATGGGCTCAAGGTGGTGGCCGTGGCGGTGGTGGCGCAGGCGGTGATGGGCATGGCGCGCTCGCTGTGTCCGGATCGTTTGCGCGCTGGTGTGGCGATTGCGGCGGCCATGCTGGTGCTGCTGGTGCCGGGGGCGTGGGCGCAGATCGCGGTGATGGCGCTGGGTGCGCTGATCGGTCGATTCGCGCTGCGACTGCCGCAAGGCACTGCTTTGGCTCAAGACAGTTTTGGCATCGGCACGCGCGCGGGGGCTGTGCTGCTGGCGCTGTTTGCCGGGCTGCTGCTGGCCTCGTTTGTTGTGGCTGATGCCACGCAGTCACCGCTGCTGGCGCTGGCGGCGCGGTTCTATCAGGCGGGCTCGCTGGTGTTTGGCGGCGGGCATGTGGTCTTGCCGCTGCTGCAGTCGGCTGTGGTGCCTGCTTTTCTTTCCAACGATGTATTCCTTGCCGGGTATGGCGCGGCGCAGGCCGTACCGGGGCCGCTGTTCACGTTTGCGGCCTATCTGGGCGCGGCCCTGCCTGCGTCGTTGCAGGTGTGGGGTGGCTGGGGCAGCGCGCTGCTTATGCTGTTCGCGATCTTTCTGCCTGCATTTTTGCTCGTGATCGGGGCCTTGCCGTTCTGGCAGAGCCTGCGCACGCGTCCCGGCGTGCAGCGCGGGATGGCGGGGGTGAATGCGGCCGTGGTCGGCGTGCTGCTCGCCGCGTTGTATGACCCGGTGTGGACCAGCGCCATCCATGCACCTGCCGACTTCGCGCTGGCAGTGTTCGCATTCGGGCTGCTGGTGTTTGCGCGCTGGTCGCCGGTGTGGGTGGTGCTGATCGCTGCAGCTTGGGGATTCACTGCAGGGTTCTGA
- a CDS encoding helix-turn-helix transcriptional regulator yields MPALDIHSLRAHAGEAVSMLKLLGNEDRLLLLCQMAECERTVGELQALTGIAQPTLSQQLGVLRREGVVDTRREGKFIWYHLADGRALDLMQHIHRLFCAKGAQA; encoded by the coding sequence ATGCCAGCGCTCGACATCCATTCCCTGCGCGCGCATGCGGGCGAAGCCGTTTCCATGCTCAAGCTGCTGGGCAATGAAGACCGCCTGCTGCTGCTGTGCCAAATGGCCGAGTGCGAGCGTACCGTGGGCGAGTTGCAGGCGCTCACCGGCATAGCCCAGCCTACGCTCTCGCAGCAGCTAGGCGTGTTGCGCCGCGAAGGCGTGGTGGACACGCGCCGCGAAGGCAAGTTCATCTGGTATCACCTTGCCGATGGGCGGGCGCTCGATCTGATGCAGCACATTCACCGGCTTTTCTGCGCGAAAGGAGCGCAAGCATGA
- a CDS encoding YeeE/YedE family protein — protein sequence MLSILSALVAGLIFGLGLMLSGMGNPAKVQNFLDFFGTWDPSLALVMVGAIAVGLIAFSWAKRRKTALLGEPMQLPTASVIDTRLLLGSAMFGIGWGLAGFCPGPALMNLFTMHKEVVIFVVSMVVGMLLQQTWARKK from the coding sequence ATGCTTTCGATACTTTCCGCACTTGTCGCCGGGTTGATCTTCGGCCTCGGGCTGATGCTCTCCGGCATGGGCAACCCGGCCAAGGTTCAGAATTTTCTGGATTTCTTCGGCACCTGGGACCCATCCCTCGCCCTTGTGATGGTGGGCGCCATCGCCGTCGGCCTGATCGCCTTCAGTTGGGCCAAGCGCCGCAAGACCGCCCTGCTCGGCGAGCCCATGCAGTTGCCCACCGCCAGCGTGATCGACACGCGATTGCTGCTCGGCTCGGCCATGTTCGGCATCGGCTGGGGCCTCGCGGGCTTCTGCCCCGGACCGGCGCTGATGAACCTTTTTACGATGCACAAAGAAGTGGTGATCTTCGTCGTCTCGATGGTCGTAGGCATGCTGCTGCAGCAAACTTGGGCCCGCAAGAAATAG
- a CDS encoding HNH endonuclease, whose protein sequence is MNQYITELTDPNAVRQAIAECDQLGRDGFLKKHNCKRSWKHRLEYNGNLYDSDAIATAAFSIQHQRKPRRPRELPGSHPDIKSLLAHLGFLIVTTPNPSTELVIGDVYKRVQLAARYGGSLQPGIWTLSQFPSIFLFTGASGEAYGYSDGWLEKDVFRYTGEGQEGDMKFTKGNLAIRDHYKNQKDLLLFKDLGKGNGVSFEGCFQCASWEEVRGKDKNKVERKVIVFQLIATTDTPSFSYATTPRSAGSPDSYKTHAELRDAALIAAETPSQQKQGNTKRTWYERSQHVKTYVLARANGICEACKSDAPFMRLDGTPYLEPHHTQRMADDGPDHPQWVGAICPNCHRRIHSGVDGKQWNEQLQLHIKALEDRFTNEATQQSQRLKS, encoded by the coding sequence TTGAATCAATACATCACTGAGTTGACTGACCCAAATGCGGTGAGGCAAGCCATTGCGGAGTGCGACCAACTGGGACGAGATGGATTCTTAAAAAAGCACAATTGCAAGAGGTCGTGGAAGCATCGGCTTGAGTACAACGGAAACCTATACGACTCCGACGCTATCGCTACAGCCGCCTTCTCCATTCAGCATCAGCGAAAACCTCGTCGCCCACGTGAACTTCCCGGCTCTCACCCAGATATCAAGTCATTGCTGGCGCACCTTGGTTTTTTGATCGTGACCACACCCAATCCATCGACGGAACTGGTCATTGGCGACGTTTATAAGAGAGTGCAACTGGCTGCACGCTACGGTGGCTCCCTACAACCTGGCATTTGGACTCTCAGCCAATTTCCAAGCATCTTTCTCTTCACGGGCGCGAGCGGCGAAGCCTATGGTTACTCCGACGGCTGGCTTGAAAAAGATGTGTTCCGCTACACCGGCGAGGGACAAGAAGGTGACATGAAGTTCACCAAAGGCAATTTAGCCATCCGTGATCACTACAAAAACCAGAAAGACCTCCTACTTTTCAAAGACCTCGGAAAAGGCAACGGCGTTAGCTTCGAGGGCTGTTTTCAGTGCGCGTCCTGGGAAGAAGTACGCGGCAAAGACAAGAATAAGGTCGAGCGGAAAGTTATCGTTTTCCAACTCATTGCTACAACGGATACCCCCAGTTTTAGCTACGCGACAACCCCTCGCTCAGCAGGCAGTCCAGACTCCTACAAAACACACGCCGAGCTTCGAGATGCGGCGCTAATCGCAGCAGAAACACCAAGCCAACAAAAGCAGGGAAACACAAAACGTACGTGGTATGAACGCAGTCAGCATGTAAAAACTTATGTATTGGCACGTGCGAACGGCATATGCGAAGCATGCAAGAGCGATGCCCCCTTCATGCGGCTAGACGGCACTCCTTACCTCGAGCCTCACCATACTCAACGGATGGCTGACGACGGCCCTGATCATCCACAATGGGTTGGAGCCATCTGCCCCAACTGCCATCGCCGGATTCACTCGGGCGTCGATGGGAAACAATGGAATGAACAGCTTCAGTTGCACATCAAAGCGCTTGAGGATCGATTCACGAACGAAGCAACTCAACAATCCCAACGCCTCAAAAGCTAA
- a CDS encoding TlpA disulfide reductase family protein yields MGQTLQIGPLTLAWALIVLFIGWFASTHMAERLARKQGVKIEKHVWLIALLGLVAARLAFVAQYASAYSGSLWAIIDIRDGGWEPVVGLIAIGVYVLALWVWQSKAAKAVTTGAALFCAIWLGGTFGLSMLAPSNATLPQFTGVALDAQSVSLPALKGQPVVVNLWATWCPPCRREMPVLMAAEKAHPNVRFVYVNQGEKPEAVLRYVQQIGMSPGSVVLDGEESLSRMVQQRALPTTLFFDAEGKQVAVRSGELSAATLTQHLEQIVGSR; encoded by the coding sequence ATGGGGCAAACACTGCAAATCGGTCCTCTCACGCTCGCGTGGGCTCTCATCGTTCTTTTCATCGGCTGGTTTGCCAGCACGCATATGGCCGAGCGCCTCGCGCGCAAGCAAGGAGTGAAGATCGAAAAGCATGTCTGGCTGATCGCTCTGCTGGGCCTTGTAGCAGCACGTCTGGCCTTTGTCGCGCAGTACGCATCTGCCTACTCCGGGAGCCTGTGGGCCATCATCGACATCCGCGATGGCGGCTGGGAGCCGGTCGTCGGCCTGATCGCCATCGGCGTCTACGTGCTCGCGCTGTGGGTGTGGCAAAGCAAGGCGGCCAAGGCCGTGACGACGGGTGCCGCGCTGTTCTGCGCGATCTGGCTTGGCGGCACGTTTGGCCTGTCGATGCTCGCGCCAAGCAACGCCACGCTGCCGCAGTTCACCGGCGTGGCGCTCGATGCGCAATCCGTGTCGCTGCCCGCATTGAAGGGCCAGCCCGTGGTCGTCAACCTCTGGGCCACCTGGTGCCCGCCCTGCCGCCGCGAAATGCCGGTGCTGATGGCCGCAGAAAAGGCGCATCCCAACGTACGCTTTGTCTACGTCAATCAGGGCGAAAAACCTGAGGCTGTGCTGCGCTACGTGCAGCAGATCGGCATGAGCCCAGGCAGCGTGGTACTCGACGGCGAGGAAAGCCTGAGCCGCATGGTGCAGCAGCGCGCCCTGCCCACCACCCTGTTCTTCGACGCCGAGGGCAAGCAGGTGGCGGTGCGCTCGGGCGAACTTTCGGCCGCAACACTGACCCAGCATCTCGAACAGATCGTGGGTAGCCGATGA
- a CDS encoding YeeE/YedE family protein, with protein sequence MTTILWDSFQPGPALAGGVLIGVASTMLIVLIGRIAGISGILGTLMQRDAWAHYFGWGWRLAFIVGLLVSPFVWQLFAPLPAVEMPSNPRIIVLAGLLVGFGTRLGSGCTSGHGVCGLSRLSKRSLAATATFIGFGALTVFVMRHVLN encoded by the coding sequence ATGACCACCATTCTCTGGGACTCGTTCCAGCCCGGCCCTGCCCTTGCGGGCGGTGTGCTGATCGGCGTGGCCAGCACCATGCTCATCGTGCTGATCGGCCGCATCGCGGGCATCAGCGGCATCCTCGGCACGCTGATGCAGCGCGACGCCTGGGCGCATTACTTCGGCTGGGGTTGGCGGCTGGCGTTCATCGTCGGCCTTCTTGTGTCGCCCTTCGTGTGGCAACTGTTCGCGCCGCTGCCCGCGGTGGAAATGCCCAGCAACCCGCGCATCATTGTGCTCGCCGGACTGCTCGTGGGCTTCGGCACGCGGCTCGGATCCGGCTGCACCAGCGGGCACGGCGTTTGCGGGCTCTCGCGCCTGTCAAAACGCTCGCTCGCGGCCACTGCCACCTTCATCGGATTCGGCGCACTCACCGTGTTCGTGATGCGCCATGTGCTGAACTGA
- a CDS encoding type 1 glutamine amidotransferase, with protein sequence MTKPVAILQHETNQGPGVLLDHLQQQNIPYQIICPPEDGTAPHDASTFRGIIILGSNHGVNEQLPWMRDECTLLQSAIASDVPVLGHCFGAQMLAHAMGAKVSRNACPNIGWSQIWVTPDAQHDLQIPSRTMMFNWHYDTFEIPRGATRTMYGTYCLNKGFRHGRNWAFQGHLEVTAPSLEAWCKEGRHELLCASGPSCQCEKQILENLPARVDALHAVARRVYGAWTRQLDRPTSSIITLPRRRAEACDWVLN encoded by the coding sequence ATGACGAAACCCGTCGCCATCCTGCAGCACGAAACCAACCAAGGCCCCGGCGTGCTGCTCGATCATCTGCAGCAGCAAAACATTCCCTACCAGATCATCTGTCCACCCGAAGACGGCACCGCGCCGCACGACGCCAGCACCTTTCGCGGCATCATCATCCTCGGCAGCAATCACGGGGTGAACGAACAGTTGCCATGGATGCGTGACGAATGCACCCTGCTGCAATCCGCCATCGCGAGCGACGTGCCCGTGCTCGGCCACTGCTTCGGCGCACAGATGCTCGCCCACGCCATGGGTGCCAAGGTCTCACGCAACGCCTGCCCCAACATCGGCTGGAGCCAGATATGGGTCACCCCAGACGCCCAGCACGATCTGCAGATCCCCTCGCGCACGATGATGTTCAACTGGCACTACGACACCTTCGAAATCCCGCGCGGCGCCACCCGCACCATGTACGGCACTTACTGCCTCAACAAAGGATTTCGCCACGGAAGGAACTGGGCATTCCAGGGCCACCTCGAAGTGACCGCCCCAAGCCTCGAAGCCTGGTGCAAAGAAGGCCGCCACGAACTGCTGTGTGCCAGCGGCCCATCATGTCAATGCGAAAAGCAGATCCTCGAAAACCTGCCCGCGCGCGTCGACGCCTTGCACGCCGTCGCCCGCAGAGTCTACGGCGCCTGGACCCGCCAGCTCGACCGCCCCACGTCGTCCATCATCACCCTGCCGCGCCGCCGCGCCGAAGCCTGCGACTGGGTACTCAACTAG